In Lasioglossum baleicum unplaced genomic scaffold, iyLasBale1 scaffold0101, whole genome shotgun sequence, one DNA window encodes the following:
- the LOC143219926 gene encoding uncharacterized protein LOC143219926: protein MGERRGVEKGIEREEAKGRLGMIMRDGNIERWFSSESVDSVGRKRGFENVEEGEEDVNAIFKKSDNTRRSPQKDNRGEGGNYKEMEEMFRGLMGEDKRDREEKKNNIVIRRIKVEGRDIKVEVKRLWEKMELKEEGINEIRKIGKVGKDGRGMVLVKLSNRETKRRVMEGKKKLRGQEERVEDDLTEEERRARGAGKRIGKESGEGGDKKKREGHKISFWNVAGLLNKNKEFWKGIEDWDVVVLMETWLEEKGWDKIRDRLTKGYVWEAQWAKREEKKGRAKGGMVVGVRKELEVEGGDKKGSEGIMSVKVRLEGCWWRVVGVYVNGDLDKKLDEMGEWVEAREKGVRVIVGGDFNARTGREGGEVIEEGGGRGLRSSKDLIVNGDGRRLCNYIGERGWGIMNGNIKGDEEGEWTYVGARGNSVIDYVLGNEDTREGVGKVEIGDKIDSDHMPVIVWVKGEMGGKKGRKGGGKRRMVGRWSEEAGEEFREKFAARASGGDGLQEDWEGLKGKILEAIGEMGKNEKIKRKGWWDEECRVGKQLAREELRKWRKEGGDGLAFREKKREYQKLCEERKKKEREKWEKEVEGIKTESQVWKVVSRERKRRSRIDERIRMEEWEQYFRDLLGGVEGRVGKLGKSRREGDGEKDLEIGEIIRVVKGLKDGKAAGGDGIPNEIWKHGGSEVQEELWRICNRVWRGGGWPEDWAEGVVVPIAKKGDSRKVGNYRGVTLTQTAYKIYAAVLAERVREEVERKGLLPASQTGFRKGLGCIDNIYVLNYLINRQVRRKERRLVIMFVDLKAAFDSVDREVLVEAMRKRGVREGLVERCEEVLRETKSKIRVGEEEGECFWTERGVRQGCPLSPLLFTLMLADIDEELERGGWGGVKVGGRKIRTLSYADDIAMLAEEEDGMRGMMGVLERYLEGKKLQLNAEKSKVMRCRVGGGRWKKVSWRWKGKVIEEVGEYNYLGYTITRDGGQKAHVQDRLRKGAAVMGQVWGIGKRKFGKDWGRRVWLFDKLVWSVVSYGVEIWGWKEREGIEKLQERRKCRVCGWENETWEHVWEVWMRMDDSKGWQESMWEMLEDEGGGEEWMRMIDDWRMGMNEKSGSGSEQPGKGVHG, encoded by the exons ATGGGCGAGAGAAGAGGGGTAGAAAAGGGGATAGAGAGGGAGGAAGCGAAGGGTAGATTGGGGATGATCATGAGGGATGGTAATATAGAGCGGTGGTTCAGCTCTGAAAGTGTGGACTCCGTGGGGAGGAAAAGGGGGTTTGAGAACGTAGAGGAAGGGGAGGAGGATGTtaacgcaatttttaaaaaaagcgaTAATACGAGGAGGTCTCCGCAAAAAGATAACAGGGGCGAGGGAGGAaattataaagaaatggaagaaatgtttagagggCTAATGGGGGAG GACAAGAGGGAtagagaggagaagaagaataatataGTAATAAGGAGGATAAAGGTGGAGGGTAGGGATATAAAAGTAGAGGTTAAAAGACTGTGGGAAAAGATGGAGTTGAAAGAAGAGGGTATTAATGAAATTAGGAAGATAGGGAAAGTAGGTAAAGACGGGAGGGGAATGGTTCTGGTGAAGCTGTCAAATAGGGAAACTAAAAGAAGGGTAATGGAGGGGAAGAAAAAGCTTAGGGGGCAAGAGGAAAGGGTAGAGGACGATTTgacagaagaggagaggagggcaag aggGGCAGGGAAACGAATAGGGAAGGAATCAGGGGAGGGTGGGGATAAGAAGAAGAGGGAAGGGCATAAGATTAGtttctggaatgtggcagggctgttaaataaaaataaggagTTTTGGAAAGGGATTGAAGATTGGGATGTAGTAGTTTTGATGGAGACGTGGCTGGAAGAGAAGGGGTGGGATAAAATCAGGGATAGGCTCACAAAAGGGTATGTGTGGGAGGCTCAATGGGCAAAAAGGGAGGAAAAGAAGGGAAGGGCAAAAGGGGGTATGGTAGTAGGTGTGAGGAAGGAATTAGAAGTAGAAGGGGGGGACAAAAAAGGAAGTGAGGGGATTATGTCGGTGAAGGTGAGGTTAGAGGGGTGTTGGTGGAGGGTGGTGGGGGTATATGTAAATGGGGATTTAGACAAGAAGCTAGATGAGATGGGGGAATGGGTAGAGGCTAGAGAAAAAGGGGTAAGGGTGATTGTAGGGGGGGATTTCAATGCAAGAACGGGAAGGGAAGGGGGAGAGGTCATAGAAGAAGGAGGGGGGAGAGGGTTAAGAAGTTCTAAGGACCTAATAGTTAATGGGGATGGGAGGAGATTGTGTAACTACATAGGAGAAAGGGGGTGGGGAATTATGAACGGGAATATAAAGGGGGATGAGGAAGGGGAGTGGACGTACGTAGGGGCGAGAGGGAACTCGGTGATTGACTACGTGCTGGGGAATGAGGATACAAGGGAAGGTGTGGGAAAGGTAGAGATTGGGGATAAGATAGACTCAGACCATATGCCCGTAATAGTATGGGTAAAGGGGGAGATGGGAGGGAAAAAAGGGAGGAAGGGAGGAGGGAAAAGAAGAATGGTGGGGAGGTGGTCGGAAGAAGCAGGGGAGGAATTTAGGGAAAAATTTGCAGCTAGAGCAAGTGGAGGGGATGGCTTgcaggaagactgggaagggctGAAAGGGAAAATATTGGAAGCTATAGGGGAAatggggaaaaatgaaaaaataaagagaaaaggatggtggGATGAGGAATGTAGAGTAGGAAAACAGTTAGCGAGGGAGGAGTTAAGAAAGTGGAGAAAGGAAGGAGGGGATGGATTAGCCTTTAGGGAGAAGAAAAGGGAATACCAGAAATTGTGCgaggagaggaagaaaaaagagagggaaaaatgggaaaaagaagTAGAGGGGATAAAAACGGAGAGTCAGGTGTGGAAGGTTGTAAGtagggaaagaaaaagaagatcgaggatagacGAAAGAATAAGGATGGAAGAGTGGGAACAATATTTTAGGGATTTGCTGGGAGGGGTAGAAGGGAGGGTGGGAAAGTTAGGAAAAAGTAGAAGAGAGGGGGATGGAGAGAAAGATTTAGAAATAGGGGAAATCATAAGGGTGGTAAAAGGGCTGAAGGATGGGAAAGCGGCGGGTGGAGACGGGATTCCAAATGAGATATGGAAGCATGGGGGATCCGAAGTGCAGGAGGAGCTATGGAGGATCTGCAATAGGGTGTGGAGGGGAGGGGGTTGGCCGGAGGATTGGGCGGAGGGGGTGGTGGTTCCAATCGCAAAAAAAGGGGATAGTAGAAAGGTGGGGAACTATAGAGGAGTAACATTGACGCAGACAGCATATAAGATTTACGCGGCAGTattagcggagagggtgagggaggaAGTGGAGAGAAAGGGGCTGTTGCCGGCAAGCCAAACAGGATTTAGAAAAGGcctagggtgtatagataacatCTATGTGTTAAACTATCTTATAAACAGGCAGGTGAGGAGGAAAGAAAGGAGGCTAGTAATTATGTTTGTAGATCTGAAGGCGGCGTTTGACTCGGTAGACAGGGAAGTATTAGTAGAAGCGATGAGGAAAAGGGGAGTGAGGGAAGGGCTAGTGGAAAGATGTGAGGAGGttttgagagaaacaaaaagtaaaataagagtgggggaagaagaAGGGGAATGTTTCTGGACAGAAAGAGGGGTTAGGCAGGGCTGCCCACTAAGCCCCTTGTTATTCACATTAATGCTGGCGGATATAGATGAGGAGCTTGAGAGGGGAGGTTGGGGAGGGGTCAAAGTGGGGGGAAGAAAGATTCGTACGCTATCATATGCAGACGATATAGCCATGTTAGCAGAGGAGGAGGACGGGATGAGGGGAATGATGGGGGTATTAGAAAGGTACCTAGAGGGGAAAAAGCTACAACTTAACGCGGAAAAGTCAAAGGTGATGAGGTGTAGGGTGGGAggggggagatggaagaaaGTTTCATGGAGGTGGAAAGGGAAGGTAATTGAGGAAGTAGGGGAGTACAATTATTTAGGGTACACGATCACGAGGGATGGGGGGCAGAAGGCGCATGTACAGGATAGATTAAGAAAGGGGGCGGCGGTTATGGGACAGGTCTGGGGGATAGGGAAGAGGAAGTTTGGTAAAGATTGGGGTAGAAGAGTGTGGCTGTTTGACAAACTGGTATGGTCGGTAGTTAGCTACGGAGTAGAAATATGGggttggaaagagagagaaggaatagAGAAGCTACAGGAAAG GAGAAAATGTAGAGTGTGTGGATGGGAAAACGAAACGTGGGAGCATGTGTGGGAAGTATGGATGAGGATGGATGACAGCAAAGGATGGCAGGAGAGTATGTGGGAAATGTTGGAAGATGAAGGAGGAGGGGAGGAATGGATGAGGATGATAGATGATTGGAGAATGGGAATGAATGAGAAGAGTGGGAGTGGAAGTGAGCAACCGGGAAAGGGAGTCCACGGCTAG